Proteins encoded together in one Erinaceus europaeus chromosome 11, mEriEur2.1, whole genome shotgun sequence window:
- the SRARP gene encoding steroid receptor-associated and regulated protein: MDLDRHLATSSGDKLVRPQKAIPATHLTFLIDCTHGKSLSLMAPPEPSPAPTSTLGPATPLMKTYILFCGENSAPLNEETPLSGELLAQVGDTLPPPRDVAPASSPVSPLCLQEVPKAKGNPLKTVSVRHSAWGTVKGSLKGFLSSCVCGQAD, from the coding sequence GGGACAAGCTGGTTCGCCCCCAGAAGGCCATCCCGGCGACTCACCTGACTTTCCTCATCGACTGTACTCACGGCAAGTCGCTCTCCCTGATGGCACCCCCAGAGCCCTcaccagcccccacctccaccctgggACCTGCCACCCCTCTGATGAAGACCTACATCTTGTTCTGTGGGGAAAACTCTGCCCCTCTGAATGAGGAGACCCCCCTGAGTGGGGAACTTCTTGCTCAGGTGGGGGACACCCTGCCACCCCCCCGGGATGTGGCCCCTGCGTCCTCCCCAGTCAGCCCACTCTGCCTCCAGGAGGTCCCCAAAGCCAAAGGGAACCCCCTGAAGACTGTGTCTGTAAGACACTCTGCCTGGGGGACCGTCAAGGGCTCCCTGAAAGGGTTCCTCTCCTCCTGTGTCTGTGGGCAGGCAGATTAA